The Chitinophaga sp. H8 genome contains a region encoding:
- a CDS encoding nitroreductase family protein translates to MSLLEALQWRYATKKMNGQKVPQEKIDRILDATRLSPSSAGLQPYSILVVEDEALREKIMAVSNNQRQIADSSHLLIFAAWKDISIAQVNDFIKLTAQVRNVTVESLEGYKDMLLGVITRNTPEQNFQWAARQAYIAFGIAIAAAATEQVDATPMEGFNAAALDELLGLEEKGLRSVTLLPLGYRDAPNDWLQGLEKVRWPKEKMVLEVAASY, encoded by the coding sequence ATGAGCCTTTTAGAAGCACTGCAATGGCGCTACGCTACTAAAAAAATGAACGGACAAAAAGTTCCGCAGGAAAAGATAGACCGGATCCTAGACGCGACGCGGTTATCACCTTCTTCCGCAGGTTTACAGCCTTATAGCATCCTGGTGGTGGAAGATGAAGCTTTACGTGAAAAGATCATGGCAGTGAGCAACAACCAGCGTCAGATAGCTGACAGCTCTCACCTGTTGATTTTTGCAGCCTGGAAAGATATCTCCATCGCACAGGTAAACGACTTTATTAAATTGACGGCCCAAGTACGGAATGTAACGGTAGAATCATTGGAAGGCTATAAGGATATGCTGCTGGGAGTGATTACGAGAAATACACCGGAGCAGAATTTCCAGTGGGCAGCCCGTCAGGCTTATATCGCTTTTGGAATTGCGATTGCAGCAGCAGCGACAGAGCAGGTAGATGCTACCCCTATGGAAGGGTTCAACGCCGCTGCATTGGATGAACTGTTGGGATTGGAGGAAAAGGGACTGCGCAGTGTCACTTTGCTGCCCCTTGGCTACAGGGATGCTCCCAATGACTGGCTGCAAGGACTGGAAAAAGTACGGTGGCCAAAGGAGAAGATGGTTTTGGAAGTAGCTGCGAGCTACTAG
- a CDS encoding Gfo/Idh/MocA family oxidoreductase: MAEKQSNSRRTFLKNTLGTLAAFTIVPRHVLGRGYLAPSDTLTKAVVGTGGMGRGHFGYAGTRVVALCDVDRKHLQLGLDMLGGSGKGIKTFADYRELIQLPEVDIVHVATPPHWHGIIAADAARAGKDIWCEKPMTATIGEGKRLVEAVQQHGRIFRLNTWFRFDDTFYGMGTTVKPIKKLVDSGLLGWPLKVTVSKHTGFDWKFFWVGKTNLEPMAVPKELDYDMWLGPAPYKPYNPHRVHQTFRGYWDYDGGGLGDMGQHYLDPIQYFLGKDDTSPVSVEIDAPQQHTDAVGTWKRITYTYADGCQIILDGEGKDDKAAYIEGPKGKLYPGFRSDIQDLDKKLAAFPDPAPQVTDFVEAVKGRKKFALNEENGHRSATIVNMGKIALQLGRNLKFDPVKQEFIDDEGANRLIFQPMRGPWTI, encoded by the coding sequence ATGGCTGAAAAACAAAGCAACTCAAGGCGGACGTTCCTTAAAAACACGCTCGGAACCCTGGCCGCTTTCACAATTGTTCCACGGCATGTATTAGGGCGTGGCTATCTGGCCCCCAGTGACACACTTACCAAAGCGGTAGTAGGTACAGGCGGCATGGGGCGTGGCCATTTTGGTTACGCTGGCACCCGGGTAGTAGCACTTTGTGATGTGGACCGTAAACATTTACAACTGGGATTGGATATGTTGGGCGGCAGTGGCAAAGGCATCAAAACGTTTGCTGATTATCGTGAGTTGATCCAGTTACCCGAAGTTGATATCGTGCATGTGGCTACCCCTCCGCACTGGCATGGTATCATTGCTGCAGATGCAGCGCGCGCCGGCAAAGATATCTGGTGCGAAAAGCCAATGACAGCTACTATAGGTGAAGGAAAGCGCTTAGTGGAGGCTGTACAGCAACATGGCCGTATATTCCGGCTCAATACCTGGTTCCGTTTCGATGATACGTTCTACGGAATGGGGACTACGGTAAAACCTATTAAAAAACTGGTAGATAGCGGATTGCTGGGCTGGCCTTTGAAAGTGACCGTAAGCAAGCACACCGGTTTCGACTGGAAGTTCTTCTGGGTAGGTAAAACCAACCTGGAGCCAATGGCTGTGCCAAAAGAGCTGGACTACGATATGTGGCTTGGCCCTGCTCCTTACAAACCTTATAACCCGCATCGTGTACACCAGACCTTCCGTGGCTACTGGGATTATGATGGTGGTGGATTAGGTGATATGGGACAACATTATCTGGATCCTATCCAGTATTTCCTGGGTAAGGATGATACCAGCCCTGTTTCTGTAGAAATAGATGCTCCTCAGCAACATACAGATGCCGTAGGTACCTGGAAGCGGATCACTTATACCTATGCCGATGGCTGCCAGATCATACTGGATGGTGAAGGCAAGGATGATAAGGCCGCTTATATTGAAGGACCAAAAGGAAAATTATACCCTGGTTTCCGTTCTGATATTCAGGACCTCGACAAGAAGCTGGCTGCATTCCCTGACCCTGCACCACAGGTAACTGATTTTGTAGAAGCAGTGAAAGGCCGCAAAAAATTTGCCCTGAACGAAGAAAACGGACATCGCTCTGCTACCATCGTTAACATGGGTAAAATAGCTTTACAGTTAGGCCGCAACCTGAAATTTGATCCTGTTAAACAGGAGTTTATTGATGACGAAGGGGCTAACAGGCTTATTTTCCAACCTATGCGCGGACCCTGGACCATTTAA